Part of the Thermodesulfobacteriota bacterium genome, CCTCCCCCTGGGAGGGGGAGGGAAGAGTAAGGTAGGTCGGATTCTTAACGCTCATGCACTCGATGTTTTCGGCGGGGCAAGTCTGGTGGTTAAATGGAACGGACGACCGGGCGTTGCTATGAATTTCCAAGTCGGCTACGTCGAATTCCGGCACGCGAGCACACGTATGTGTGTTTCTCGGCATAGCAACGAAGTTGCTAAAGTCACTTAAAGCGCGTCCGAAGAAAATTACAACGACCTTGCTACTTCGAATTCCTGCGCACGTGGCCCGCCAGCCCGGGAATGTATTGCTGCGCCGCGGGCGGCTTGCAATATGATGATTTGGGAGGATGTGGGCTGGGTATTGATTAGGAGCAGGTTTAGAGTTTCAACGAACCCTTTACTGAAAGGACAAAGGATTCTTGATGGATTGCTGGTGGAAAACTGAATGGGTTCCTGCCTCCGCAGGAATGACAATAATAGGGTAGATTCCTCGCACGCTCGGAATCGTTGCTAGAAATTAAAAAATCAAAGGCGAGATCCTGAATCAAGTTCAGGATGACTGAAATGTGGTACTTCCTCGCACGCTCGGAATGGTTACGGGAATGACAGACACGTAGTGTCTTTCTCGACGTAGCACTGTCGCTGCCGGAATCACAGGTAGTGCGGCGGGTGGTATTGGCAATACGCCGCTACTTCGATTTCGTGCACGCGTGGCGTGCTTCCTCGCTCGCTCGGAATTGTTGGAAATGGCGGAAGTAAGGTACCCACCCGTTCCCTCCCCTATTGATAAGGGGAGGGGGATAAGGTGTCGTGATTTTTAGTAGGTGGTCCAGCCGCCGTCGATTGTGAGGCTGGTGCCGGTCATGTATTTGGATTCGTCGCTGGCCATGAAGAGCACGGCGTAGGCGATGTCGTCCGGGACGCCGCGGTAGCCCATGGGGATTAGCTGGGCGGCGATGTCGTCGAGCTTTTTCTGCGCCTCGGGCGGGTTGCCGAGGAAGTCTTCGTTCATCTTGGTTTTGATGAAGCCGGGGCAGATCGTGTTGACGCGGATGTTCTCTTTCGCGTGGTCCATGGCGAGGCTGCGGGTGAACTGGAGCACTGCGCCTTTCGTGACGTTGTAGGCTATCGTGTTGGCCGCGCCGATGTAGCTGAGGACAGAGCCGTTGTTGATGATGGAGCCGCCGCCGTTCTTGACCATGTGGGGGATGACGTATCTCGTCATGAGGAACATGCCGCGCAGGTTGATGTCCATCATTTTGTCCCAGGACTTGACCGGCGTCGAGACGACCGTGCCGGTTTCGAGAATGCCGGCATTGTTGAAGAGAATGTCGATTTTCCCGAACTTTTTGATGAAGTCCTTGACCGTGGCTTTAACGTCGCTTTCGTCGGAGACGTCGCCGGGGAAGGCCGTGATCGCGCCGCCGCTTTCCTTGACGACCTCGTCGAGCTTTTTCTTGCGGCGTCCCGTGATGCCTACCTGTGCGCCTTCTTTCGCGAAGAGGAGGGCCGTCGCCTTCCCTATGCCTTCGTTGCCACCCGTGATGAGGGCAGTTTTACCTTCGAGTCTCATAACGTGCCTCCGTTACTGGAATTGTAGATATTAATAAACATGAAAGAGGGAGGGATGTAAAGGTGAAAGTAGAGGGGAATGGGCGCCTTGCAGTGCGTGTAGTTGCAAGCAGTGGAGGGAGATGTAGCGTCTTTTCGGCGTAGAGCGGCGGGTGCCAGAGGCACGTGGAGTGCGTCGGGTGGTAATGGCCGGGCGTTGCCACTTCGATTGCGTAGTGAGTGCCGTAATTCTATAGCAGTCCGAGTGCGAAGGGCGTTTTGATGCTCGCTCTCACTATCTCGTAATCCTGCACACGCGGCGCTAGGCTTCGTGTTCGGGGAGGCGTTCGTACGCGAGGTCGATGTGGATTTGCCACGGGGCGAGCTCGGGGTATTTGGAGACGAGGGCGGCGAGCTCGTCGATTTTGTCGCGGCGGCCCTGGAAGCTCCAGATCTTGGCACCGAGCTCTATGGCGGGGAGGTTCGTGATGTCGAATTCGCCGAAGTCGAGCTTCGATTTTTCGATCAGCGAGGGGATGAGCGGAAGCGAGAGGTCGCAGAATTTTACGACCATGAAGTTGTAGCCGTTGCGGACGTTTTCGGTGATGAGGTTAAGGTAATAGTAATATTTATCGACGTCGGCTGCGAGTGATTGTGTTTTGTCTGTCATGGCTGTTCTCCGGTAGAAAAATATAAATGTGTGTGGGAGAAAGGCAACGGGGATAAAAGAAGATTGCCGCGGTCGCGGAAGGCGCTTCCTCGCAATGACTGAAAAACCCTTGATGGATTGCTTGCGGAAATGGATTCCCGGCCCGGCTTCGCCAATGCTATCAGGCTTCGGGGGCGCGGGGCTTGGAGATGTGGAGGCCGACGAGGCGGGCGACCATGATAGTGATGTAGAGCTGGCCGACGATGGCTTCTATCACCGCTATCGAGCGGGCCTGGTCGGTAGCGGGGATGATGTTTCCGTAGCCGACTGTCGTGAGCGTGACGAAGCTGAAGAAGAGGTAGCGCGGCGGAGTCATGGCGAGGTGCCCGGAAGTGTCGACGAACGAGCCCGGCGTGACGAGCTCGATCAGGACGTAGAGCGCCGCCCACGAGAGGCCTATCAGGAGGTACACGCAGACGGCGGCGAAGAGGATTTCGGTCGTGACTTCGCGGGACCTGATGAGGTGAATGAATATGCTGATCGTCGTATAGAAGAAGAGGAGGACGGCGAAGACGATTTCCTTCCGGATGATCACCCCGCCGTCGAGCTCGAACAGGGGGAGATTGACGATCAGGCTGACGAACCACGGCAGGGACAGGACGGCCATGATGATGTAGTCGCGGCGGCGTTTGCTGACGGCGATGATGGCCGCGATCATAACCATGATGGTCAGGAGAGTGAGTATGATCTGGTCGAGCGTGTTGGCTTCGAGGTAGGGGTAGGCAATGATGAGGAGGACCAGGGATTTGGCGAGATAGGAGAACCTCCGCACCCTTACGCGCGCGATGATTCGTGCAAACAGATTGGCCTTTTCCTGCTCGGGGTTGGGCATTGCGCTCCGTCAGACGTCAGTCGGCATTATCTTCAGGCTCGTCCAGGCTCGGCGGCGGGTTGTCCACCGGGTCGGGCCTGCCGGTGTTGTCGACGCACTTGAGCTGACATTCCTTGAGATTCTCGATGTTGACGGCCGTTACAGTCAGGCAGGTGATCGGGTCTTCGGAGAAGGTTATGACGTCGCCGGGCTCGAAGTCGGGGCATTTGTCGAGCATAAGGTAGGTCTTTTGGCCGATGAGCATGGCGGTGCCCTGGATGGCCATGATTTTGTAGGTCGCCTGATCCTGCGCGAGGGCCGGTGCCGCGAAGGCGGACACGATTGCAGCGATAACTGCCAGTTTTTTCATAGTTTTTTCCTCCTGTCGATTCGAAGCGCCGGCCGAGGGCCGCGCCAGGATTTCAGTATACTGCCGTCGAGGGCCTAACTCAATCGGATTTTGAAACAGGGCCCGGCGCGGAGGGTTCGTCTGAGACGCGGGCGAGGAGCTTCTTGAGGGAGGCTGTTTCGCGAGGGGTCAGCCTGGAGAAGAATTCGTCCCGCACCGTGCGGCTGTAGACGGGCCACATGCGTTTCCGGAGCCGGGCGCCCCTGGGCGTGATGAGGGCGATTACGCCGCGGGCGTCGCCGGGGCACATTTCACGGCGGGCGAGGCCCTCCTTTTCGAGGCGCGTCACGAGGCGCGTGACGTTGTATTTGTCGAGGAGGACGCGCGAGCCGAGGTCGTTCAGCCGGAGGCCCGTAGGGCGGGCCTTTTCGAGCTCCCAGAGGACGTCGTACCAGGTGAGCGGCGGGAGGCCGCTTTTCTTGAGCGCTGCTTCGACGGACTGTATGAGATTCTGGCTCGACCGGACGAGGCCGGTCCATGCGGCCGTTTCGTCGCCGGTCCATGCAGCGGGGTTGTTGCCGGATTCGGTCATATTAGTGAATATAATACATTATGGTTGCATTTGCAACGATGGGGAGTTGAGGGAATGAAAAGAAAAAGATGAGATCCTGAACTCGATTCAGAATCTAAGTCTTTAAAAGATTTAATTACAACTACTTTTACTTTTGCCTGACCACGCACGTATGCGCGTCTTCAGACGTAGCGCGTTCGGAGGTTAGAAGCGACTGAAGCGCGAAAGGTGGTAATAGAATGCGCTGCTACTTCGATTGTCAGCGGACACGGTTCGCACGGCCGGGGGGGTATTGCTGCGCTGCTTATGCAGCTTGCAATATTATAGTTAAGGAATTCTTGATGGATTGCTGGTAAAAGTGGATTCCCGATTAAGACATCGATGCTAAAAATAGCAGTTACGAGCAGTACCGGATATGCGTTTTTGCTTCAAGGTTGCGGCACCGGTTCTTGCGCACTCTCAGAACCGTTGGGAATGACAGAAGGGTGGGGATTCCTCGCACGCTCGGAATCGTGACGGATCAAAAGAAGATTGCCGCGGGTGCTTAGCACCCTTGCAGTGACGGACTAAGAAAGATTTTAATCTTAGGTACTTCCGAGCAGTCCCAGATATGCTTTCTTGCAATCGGCTCAGGGTGTCCGATTCCTCGCACGCTCGAAATCGTTGCTCGAAATGACACACGTGGTGTGTTTTTCGACGAGGCACGTTCGGAGATTTTAAGTATCGGAAGCGCGACAGGCGATACTGGCGGTATCGCTGCTACTTCGGGTGTCAGCGGGTACAGTCCGCCCGTTGACAAGGACGCGGGGGAGGATATAGAATTAGGTTATGAGAAGGACCTTTCGGTCGCTCACTCCCCGCTGGCCTTACTTCATCCCGCTGGTATTCCTCGCCCTTTTTATCAGTAGCTGCGACGGCGGCAACGACCGTTTGAATCCGGACATTGAATCCGTGATCGACGATATCGTCGAGTGCGAGATGCTGGAGAAGCAGGTGCCGGGCGTCTCGATTTCGGTCGTCAAAAACGGGGAGGCGATTTACCAGAAGGGGTATGGGAAGGCGGACATCACGGCGGGGATTGACGTTACGCCTGAGACGGTATTCGCGATCGGGTCCGTGACGAAGGTGTTCACGGCGATAGGCGTTTTGAGGCAGTACGACGCGGGGCTCGTCGACCTGGACGAGGCGGTAGGGGCGTATCTGCCGGACCTTCCGAACGAGGAATGGAAGGAGAGGACTGTCCGTGACCTGCTGTCGATGAGCAGCGGTATCCCCGAGTACGCGTTCTGCAGGGGCGGCGCAAAGGACGGGGAGGCGTGCGAGGACCACCCGCAGGGTTCGCCGTTCGTTTTCAATCCGTGCGGAGAGGGGTCCGTTTGCGAGGGCGCGAACAGGGTGCCGTATCCGCAGTACCTGGACGGCGCGGCGCAGATACCGCTTCAGTTCCCGGGCGGGGACCAGTACTTCTACACGAATACGAATTTTATAATCCTCGGCGAGCTGATCGAGGCGACGGCCGGGCTCGGCTACGAGGAATATATAAAAGATTTCATACTCGACCCGCTGGAGATGACGAGCACGCGGCCGAATAGTGTTCCGCCGCCGGTGATTCCGGGGCTTGCGCTCGGGTACAGGCACGTGGACCCGGGGACCGAGGGCGCGGCGCCGTGCGTCGAGCTCGCCGATCCGCCGGATAATTGTTCGGGGCCGGCGCCGACGAACGTCGCGTGCGCGGCGATACCGACGGACGACCTAAGGCTGCCGGAGCAGTCGTTCAGCGCTGGGTGGCTGATTACAAATCAGAGGGACTTCGCGAAGTTCGAAAGGGCGCTTCACGGGCTCAGCCCCGAGCTGCTGGAGGCTGAGACTTATGCGCTCATGTGGACGAACACGGAGCTCAGCGACGGGACGTTCGAGAGGTTCGGGCTCGGGTGGGACGTGTGCTCGGAGCTGGACGACGCGAATTGTCCGAAGCCGGTCGATCCGCTTGCGGGCGGGGAGCTTTTGCCGGGTGCGGAGGTTGCCGCCGGCAAGGTCGTCTCGAAGGACGGCGGCGTGCCGGGGTATAGCTCCGCCATCGTGCGCTACCTCGACGACGGGGTTACGGTGCTCGTTTTGGCGAATACGCTCGACTCGAGCGGCCCGCTGCAGTTCTCGCCCGTGGGGCTTGCGGCGGCGATTGCGGAGGCTGTGAGGGAAGGGGATTAGGTTTTCTTTTCTGCCAAGGGTACTGCTCACCCTGTTATGCATCACGCGACATAAAGCTTTAAATTCCCATTGTTTACTTTGATTCAAAAGAGAGATTGCTTCGCTTCGCTCGCAATGCGGGTTAAAGGTAACCCCCACCTTGGTCCTCCCCCTTCCAGGGGGAGGAGGGATTAAAAGACAGATTTCTCCCTGCGGTCGAAATGACAAAGTAAAGGCGGATTGCCGCGGGTGCATAAAGCGCACCCTCGCAATGACGCGTACAGTGTTTAGCCGGCGAGGGCGATCAGCTCCATTATCCCCCTTCTTACCATCATGATCCCGATTGCGGCGAGGAGTATGCTCATGATCTTGGCGAAGGCGCGCGCGCCGTTGTCGCCGAGCACGTGGAGGATGAGGTCGGCCTTGAAGAGGGCGACGAAGAGGACGGCGAGGTTGATGAAGAAGGCGAGGAGGGCGGGGGCGTAGCCGTAGCGATCGACGAGGATGATGAGGGTCGTGAGGAGCGCCGGGCCTACGATGAGGGGGATAGCGAGAGGGAAGACGCCTAGCGAATCAGCCGAGGCGGCGTTAGCCCGGGAGGAGCCGTCGGAGAGGAGGTCGATTATGGAGATTATGAAGAGCAGAACGCCGCCCGCGATGGCGAAGTCCTGAATCGTGATTCCCAGAAGGTCGAATATGACCTTGCCGGCGAGGACGAATATGACGCCGATGACGGCAGCGGTGAGGACGGAGTTGAGGACGATTTTGCGGCGGTCGCCGGGCTCGTGGCCGCGCGTTATCGAGAGGAACAGCGGGACTATGCCCACGGGGTCGATAGCGACGAAGATGGGGATGAAGCACAGAAGCGCGGGCTCGAGTATGGATGTGACGCTTTCCTGAAGGGGCATGGGCCTCTCGCCGGGCGGCGCAATTCGAAGCGCCGCGCACATTTATTGATTATGCCACAAACGCCCGGGTTTGCCATCAGGCCCGGGGCCCGACCGGGAACGCTTCCCCGACGTTAAAAGGAATTTTCCCATACGTGAAAATTGTCCGAATCTTCGTTGCAATTGCAACCATCGTAAAGGGGTATAGTTGCAAAAGCAACGAATAAAATATACGGGAGGCAGTCATGAAGAATATTTCGAGAGATGAGCTGAAGGGGATTCTGGAGAACGGCGGGGTTACGATCGTAGAGGCGCTTTCTGAGAGGAGCTGGAAGGATGGGCACCTGCCGGGCGCTGTGCAGCTCGATTACCCGGAGGTGAGGGAAAGGGCGGGAGACGTCTTGCCGGACAAGGACGCGAAGATAGTCGTTTACTGCGCGAACGAGGTGTGCCGGAACTCCGTCAAGGCAGCCGAAGAGCTGGAGGCCCTGGGATACACGAACGTTTACGAGTACGCCGGCGGGAAGCAGGATTGGGTTGAAGCGGGGCTGGCGCTTGAGAGGTAAGCGCGGGAGGGGGGTGAAAGGAAAAGGCTAAATCCCCCCTTACCCCTCCGGCTTCGGCTCACACCTACGCCGCGACAGGCCTTTTCCTGGGGGGAGATAAAGAAAGGACTGGATTCCCGACCCGGCTTCGCTTCCGACTTCGCTAAAGCTTCGACCGATAAAAAGGCTTCCACCTTCGCTGAAGCTACGGTGGACAAGTCGACCGATAAAAAAGCTTCGCCGCGGCAGGTACAGGCATTCGGGAATGACAAACATCGAGAGCGGCGTCCAATTCCTCACTCGTCAGGAATTGTTGGGAATGACAGAACAGATAGATCCTGAAACAAGTTCAGGATGACAGATGTGAGGTAATTCCTCGCGCGTTCGAAATCGTTGTTCGAGATGACAGCGTTACCGGCGTTTACACGTTCATCGCACCGTAATGCGGAAGAAGCGGCGGGGGCCGACGCCGGAGCCGGCGGAGCAGAGTGTCGTGCCGGGGGCGACGGCTTTAAAGCCGAGGCCGCTCGGCGTGTCGACCGTCGTGGCCACGCCCGGATCGTCGCAGAGGGATATGATCACGGGGCATGTGACCAGCCCCGACTTGCAGACCTCGAAAACCTGGCCGGGCTTCATCTCGATATTATATGTTTGCCCCGCGGCGGAGGAGCCGTCCGTGGAGATGACGAGGGCGACAAGCAGAGCCAGCGTTGCGGCGGCGGTTTTCATGAGCGTCATATACAAAGTATATATCAGATATTGAATCGCATGATAATTCTCCGCGCCGTCATCTGAAGACGTTGACGAGCGTGCACGTGACCTTGCCGAGGATCATTTCGGGGTCGAGGTCCGTCCATTTTATGGAGGAGGGCGGGTAGTTCTTGTTATAGGGAATGAGGGTGAGGCCGCCGGGCTCCGTGGAGCATTCGCGGACGATGCTGCCCTCGTGGGGGATGTTGAATGCGTAGACGTGGCCGGAGACTATGTCTTTCGCCGCCGTGTCGACGACGGCTTTCGCACCGTCCATGATGAGCTTTTCCATGGAGTCGCCGTTTACGCGGATGACGACGCAGGAGTCGTTCCAGACTTTTTTCGGGAGGAGGACGGAGTCGGCTTCGAGGGGGGAGAGGTCGCCCGGGGCGCCGCCCATGACGGAGAAGCCGGGGACTTTGACGCTGGCCTCGGGCGTGAGCGAGGCCCACGGGGCGCGGCGGATGAAGTCGAGGGTGTAGCCTTCCTTGTCGCAGAAGCCGACGAGCTCGTCGAGGAACGAAACCCTGTCGCGCTGCTTGGCGTTGGAGAGCGCCCCTCGGCCGACGCCGAGCGTGTCCGCGACTTCGTAGTCTTTAGTGAAGCCTTTCAGGGATTTTATCGTGTCAATTATCTCGCAGACCGTTTTGCGCATTAGAGGCTCCTTGGGTGCTTTATTCCAATCATATGAATATCTTTTAACATAAAAATCAAGAAAAGTATAAATGTATCTTGCCAAAATACACAGATTGTGTTTTAATTTTGTTAAATAGTGGATTATTGCTAATATTAATACACGGATTGTGTAATTGCAATAAGAATTGGATTATCGGTTTTCCGGCGGGCGGGGCGCTGATTCAGCGTCCGGGGCATAGGAAGGAGAA contains:
- a CDS encoding SDR family oxidoreductase, translated to MRLEGKTALITGGNEGIGKATALLFAKEGAQVGITGRRKKKLDEVVKESGGAITAFPGDVSDESDVKATVKDFIKKFGKIDILFNNAGILETGTVVSTPVKSWDKMMDINLRGMFLMTRYVIPHMVKNGGGSIINNGSVLSYIGAANTIAYNVTKGAVLQFTRSLAMDHAKENIRVNTICPGFIKTKMNEDFLGNPPEAQKKLDDIAAQLIPMGYRGVPDDIAYAVLFMASDESKYMTGTSLTIDGGWTTY
- a CDS encoding ion channel → MPNPEQEKANLFARIIARVRVRRFSYLAKSLVLLIIAYPYLEANTLDQIILTLLTIMVMIAAIIAVSKRRRDYIIMAVLSLPWFVSLIVNLPLFELDGGVIIRKEIVFAVLLFFYTTISIFIHLIRSREVTTEILFAAVCVYLLIGLSWAALYVLIELVTPGSFVDTSGHLAMTPPRYLFFSFVTLTTVGYGNIIPATDQARSIAVIEAIVGQLYITIMVARLVGLHISKPRAPEA
- a CDS encoding MarR family winged helix-turn-helix transcriptional regulator; translated protein: MTESGNNPAAWTGDETAAWTGLVRSSQNLIQSVEAALKKSGLPPLTWYDVLWELEKARPTGLRLNDLGSRVLLDKYNVTRLVTRLEKEGLARREMCPGDARGVIALITPRGARLRKRMWPVYSRTVRDEFFSRLTPRETASLKKLLARVSDEPSAPGPVSKSD
- a CDS encoding serine hydrolase domain-containing protein, which produces MRRTFRSLTPRWPYFIPLVFLALFISSCDGGNDRLNPDIESVIDDIVECEMLEKQVPGVSISVVKNGEAIYQKGYGKADITAGIDVTPETVFAIGSVTKVFTAIGVLRQYDAGLVDLDEAVGAYLPDLPNEEWKERTVRDLLSMSSGIPEYAFCRGGAKDGEACEDHPQGSPFVFNPCGEGSVCEGANRVPYPQYLDGAAQIPLQFPGGDQYFYTNTNFIILGELIEATAGLGYEEYIKDFILDPLEMTSTRPNSVPPPVIPGLALGYRHVDPGTEGAAPCVELADPPDNCSGPAPTNVACAAIPTDDLRLPEQSFSAGWLITNQRDFAKFERALHGLSPELLEAETYALMWTNTELSDGTFERFGLGWDVCSELDDANCPKPVDPLAGGELLPGAEVAAGKVVSKDGGVPGYSSAIVRYLDDGVTVLVLANTLDSSGPLQFSPVGLAAAIAEAVREGD
- a CDS encoding MarC family protein, with translation MPLQESVTSILEPALLCFIPIFVAIDPVGIVPLFLSITRGHEPGDRRKIVLNSVLTAAVIGVIFVLAGKVIFDLLGITIQDFAIAGGVLLFIISIIDLLSDGSSRANAASADSLGVFPLAIPLIVGPALLTTLIILVDRYGYAPALLAFFINLAVLFVALFKADLILHVLGDNGARAFAKIMSILLAAIGIMMVRRGIMELIALAG
- a CDS encoding rhodanese-like domain-containing protein, whose product is MKNISRDELKGILENGGVTIVEALSERSWKDGHLPGAVQLDYPEVRERAGDVLPDKDAKIVVYCANEVCRNSVKAAEELEALGYTNVYEYAGGKQDWVEAGLALER
- a CDS encoding S24 family peptidase, with product MRKTVCEIIDTIKSLKGFTKDYEVADTLGVGRGALSNAKQRDRVSFLDELVGFCDKEGYTLDFIRRAPWASLTPEASVKVPGFSVMGGAPGDLSPLEADSVLLPKKVWNDSCVVIRVNGDSMEKLIMDGAKAVVDTAAKDIVSGHVYAFNIPHEGSIVRECSTEPGGLTLIPYNKNYPPSSIKWTDLDPEMILGKVTCTLVNVFR